From the genome of Nasonia vitripennis strain AsymCx chromosome 1, Nvit_psr_1.1, whole genome shotgun sequence, one region includes:
- the LOC100123907 gene encoding F-BAR domain only protein 2 isoform X6, whose product MTVDFADYFWGEKNNGFDVLYHNMKHGVVASKELADFLRERSAIEENNYKLLSKVAKQASNSNSTQGTFAPLWAALRGAAEKLAGLHLQLAQRVSELIKDVAKYSDELHKKHKAVKEEESSTLEVVQSIQSITITLQKTKDTCLQRGLELEKLRKDNASQRELEKAEIKFKKAQDDYKNLVDKYTAIRNDFETKMTQACRRFQDVEETHLRSMKEFLNTYADVLQSNHEQVGQVHIDFKRQCLDMTVDKLLEQFVQSKYTGFEKPEVIEYEEVLTSLAEMTSQTGQEKNSEAPKEISKGANGETGVAGNSQALKKIQGGKREGFYTTGRDKSKLHDKEKEKPSERENECVQAQQTKASRRTTSLLNLFMSNSQGFLRSRREKRKEKKAKKKKDSVETASNKEDKSDPEDKDQDSRKSGTPTPEVDEDGFCIKPKTDPWENEKGFYSSSDTDSDDERERKIRVEIKPLSNGGAPMSASVDELRATVENLSLSPAPTGRRGSSTDSDHHMKRSQSVSQQLGVKPSSDLLNLFNPSSTPSSASTPTGSHPYAPLQSPPGLSSSPIPTMPPPPQSAPPLPRFPEGDLFSELNDVTPALPPKQSATPTGSSIAIPRPPSRRGDAITRGRMSPATISRADSVASLEFRTAGVGVGSSRGPSPLTIGLADTIPLAVAFHEIIHSYFRGSDEARCQVKLCGDMMLSFPAGIVAVFATNPNPAKLTFRLKNSNRLERLVPNNTLISMDVTQATADSTLFEFNMSALTALLRRQAEQNPAASYFNVDILKYQIKNKEGAGSCPFQIVAYWKCNPTHTDLKVDYKYNSRAMASPTPLLNVQVSVPIDGGFKTVQSKPNAQWLPDTNRLLWKFTELSQHTEGAGVGSLRARVELSRGPGNQGTIFTQFNCEGTTLSGVEFELGGPGYRVSLTKKRFASGKYLCDGDVDVRTRYAAPPSNVE is encoded by the exons ATGACCGTCGACTTTGCCGATTACTTTTGG GGTGAAAAGAATAATGGATTTGACGTGCTCTACCATAATATGAAACATGGAGTTGTGGCGAGCAAGGAATTGGCAGACTTCCTGCGCGAGCGCTCGGCCATCGAGGAGAACAACTACAAGCTTCTCAGCAAGGTAGCCAAGCAGGcgagcaacagcaacagcaccCAAGGAACTTTTGCACCTCTCTGGGCTGCACTCAGAGGTGCAGCTGAGAAGCTCGCCGGATTGCACCTGCAGCTGGCTCAAAGAGTGTCTGAGCTCATCAAGGATGTAGCAAAGTATTCTGATGAGCTTCACAAGAAACACAAAGCG GTGAAAGAAGAGGAATCCTCAACACTAGAAGTTGTCCAAAGTATTCAAAGTATTACAATAACTCTCCAAAAAACCAAGGATACCTGTTTGCAGAGGGGACttgaattagaaaaattaaggAAGGATAATGCAAGCCAGAGGGAATTGGAAAAGGCTGAAATCAAGTTTAAAAAGGCACAAGATGATTACAAGAATTTGGTCGACAAGTACACGGCTATACGAAACGATTTTGAGACCAAGATGACACAGGCGTGCAGG CGATTCCAAGATGTTGAAGAGACCCATTTGAGGAGTATGAAGGAATTCTTAAACACCTATGCGGATGTCCTTCAGTCGAATCATGAACAAGTTGGACAGGTGCATATAGACTTTAAGCGACAGTGTCTTGATATGACGGTTGACAAGTTATTGGAACAATTTGTTCAAAGTAAATATACGGGATTTGAGAAACCAG AGGTGATTGAATACGAAGAGGTATTAACAAGCTTAGCCGAGATGACTAGCCAAACGGGTCAAGAGAAGAATTCCGAAGCCCCCAAAGAAATTTCTAAAGGAGCGAACGGAGAAACTGGTGTTGCGGGTAACTCACaggcattaaaaaaaattcaagggGGTAAAAGGGAGGGTTTTTATACCACTGGCAGGGATAAGTCAAAGTTGCACGATAAGGAAAAGGAaaagccgagcgagcgagaaaatgAGTGTGTTCAGGCCCAACAAACTAAAGCCTCACGTCGTACCACTTCGTTGCTCAACCTTTTCATGTCCAACTCCCAGG GGTTCCTGCGAAGTCGGCGCGAGAAGAGGAAGGAGAAGAaggcgaagaagaaaaaggactCGGTAGAGACGGCCAGCAACAAAGAAGACAAGTCTGACCC AGAGGACAAGGATCAGGATAGTCGAAAATCGGGGACTCCGACGCCAGAAGTGGACGAGGATGGCTTCTGTATCAAGCCAAAAACGGATCCCTGGGAGAACGAGAAGGGCTTCTACTCGAGCTCGGACACGGATTCGGAcgacgagagggagaggaaaaTACGGGTGGAAATCAAGCCGCTGAGCAACGGAGGTGCGCCCATGAGCGCAAGCGTCGATGAGCTCAGGGCGACTGTTGAGAATCTGTCGTTGTCACCTGCTCCCACG GGTCGGAGAGGCTCAAGCACAGATTCGGATCACCACATGAAGAGGTCACAGTCTGTCTCCCAGCAACTGGGTGTCAAACCAAGTTCAGATCTGCTGAACCTCTTTAATCCGAGCAGCACACCGTCGAGCGCCTCGACGCCTACGGGCAGTCATCCGTATGCTCCGCTGCAGAGTCCACCGGGACTCTCATCTTCGCCAATACCCACGATGCCTCCGCCGCCCCAGTCGGCTCCACCGCTACCGCGATTCCCTG AGGGAGATCTATTTTCCGAACTTAACGATGTAACGCCGGCACTGCCGCCGAAACAGTCGGCTACTCCGACGGGCTCCTCCATCGCGATCCCCCGACCTCCCTCGCGAAGAGGTGATGCCATCACGAGGGGACGAATGTCGCCGGCCACGATATCCCGGGCGGACAGCGTTGCCAGCCTCGAGTTCCGCACGGCCGGCGTCGGGGTAGGTTCCTCGAGGGGCCCGTCACCTTTGACTATTGGTCTGGCCGACACGATACCGCTGGCTGTCGCTTTTCACGAGATTATTCACTCCTATTTTCGAGGCAGCGACGAGGCGCGCTGCCAGGTCAAGCTTTGTGGCGACATGATGCTTTCCTTTCCCGCCGGTATTGTTGCGGTATTTGCAACTAATCCTAATCCGGCGAAACTCACTTTCAGACTGAAAAACAGCAATAGACTCGAAAGATTGGTTCCCAATAATACGCTGATTAGCAT GGACGTTACTCAAGCGACTGCTGACAGTACACTTTTTGAATTCAACATGAGTGCCTTAACCGCATTGTTGCGACGACAAGCTGAACAGAATCCGGCCGCCTCGTATTTTAACGTTGATATTCTTAAGTaccaaattaaaaataaagaggGCGCGGGTTCCTGTCCTTTCCAAATAGTTGCATACTGGAAGTGCAATCCAACACATACGGATTTGAAG GTTGACTATAAATACAATAGTAGGGCGATGGCGAGCCCTACTCCGTTGCTGAATGTTCAAGTTTCGGTACCGATAGACGGCGGATTTAAAACTGTCCAAAGCAAACCTAATGCACAGTGGCTGCCAGACACAAACCGGCTACTGTGGAAGTTTACCGAGCTGTCACAACACACCGAAGGAGCTGGTGTCGGGTCCCTAAGAGCTCGCGTTGAGCTCTCCCGCGGTCCGGGAAACCAGGGGACGATTTTCACTCAATTCAACTGCGAAGGGACCACTCTATCCGGCGTCGAGTTCGAATTAGGCGGTCCTGGTTATCGAGTTAGCTTGACCAAAAAGAGATTTGCATCTG gAAAGTATCTTTGCGACGGAGATGTTGACGTACGAACTCGCTACGCTGCGCCACCATCGAATGTTGAATAA
- the LOC100123907 gene encoding F-BAR domain only protein 2 isoform X9: MTVDFADYFWGEKNNGFDVLYHNMKHGVVASKELADFLRERSAIEENNYKLLSKVAKQASNSNSTQGTFAPLWAALRGAAEKLAGLHLQLAQRVSELIKDVAKYSDELHKKHKAVKEEESSTLEVVQSIQSITITLQKTKDTCLQRGLELEKLRKDNASQRELEKAEIKFKKAQDDYKNLVDKYTAIRNDFETKMTQACRRFQDVEETHLRSMKEFLNTYADVLQSNHEQVGQVHIDFKRQCLDMTVDKLLEQFVQSKYTGFEKPEVIEYEEVLTSLAEMTSQTGQEKNSEAPKEISKGANGETGVAGFLRSRREKRKEKKAKKKKDSVETASNKEDKEDKDQDSRKSGTPTPEVDEDGFCIKPKTDPWENEKGFYSSSDTDSDDERERKIRVEIKPLSNGGAPMSASVDELRATVENLSLSPAPTGRRGSSTDSDHHMKRSQSVSQQLGVKPSSDLLNLFNPSSTPSSASTPTGSHPYAPLQSPPGLSSSPIPTMPPPPQSAPPLPRFPEGDLFSELNDVTPALPPKQSATPTGSSIAIPRPPSRRGDAITRGRMSPATISRADSVASLEFRTAGVGVGSSRGPSPLTIGLADTIPLAVAFHEIIHSYFRGSDEARCQVKLCGDMMLSFPAGIVAVFATNPNPAKLTFRLKNSNRLERLVPNNTLISMDVTQATADSTLFEFNMSALTALLRRQAEQNPAASYFNVDILKYQIKNKEGAGSCPFQIVAYWKCNPTHTDLKVDYKYNSRAMASPTPLLNVQVSVPIDGGFKTVQSKPNAQWLPDTNRLLWKFTELSQHTEGAGVGSLRARVELSRGPGNQGTIFTQFNCEGTTLSGVEFELGGPGYRVSLTKKRFASGKYLCDGDVDVRTRYAAPPSNVE, encoded by the exons ATGACCGTCGACTTTGCCGATTACTTTTGG GGTGAAAAGAATAATGGATTTGACGTGCTCTACCATAATATGAAACATGGAGTTGTGGCGAGCAAGGAATTGGCAGACTTCCTGCGCGAGCGCTCGGCCATCGAGGAGAACAACTACAAGCTTCTCAGCAAGGTAGCCAAGCAGGcgagcaacagcaacagcaccCAAGGAACTTTTGCACCTCTCTGGGCTGCACTCAGAGGTGCAGCTGAGAAGCTCGCCGGATTGCACCTGCAGCTGGCTCAAAGAGTGTCTGAGCTCATCAAGGATGTAGCAAAGTATTCTGATGAGCTTCACAAGAAACACAAAGCG GTGAAAGAAGAGGAATCCTCAACACTAGAAGTTGTCCAAAGTATTCAAAGTATTACAATAACTCTCCAAAAAACCAAGGATACCTGTTTGCAGAGGGGACttgaattagaaaaattaaggAAGGATAATGCAAGCCAGAGGGAATTGGAAAAGGCTGAAATCAAGTTTAAAAAGGCACAAGATGATTACAAGAATTTGGTCGACAAGTACACGGCTATACGAAACGATTTTGAGACCAAGATGACACAGGCGTGCAGG CGATTCCAAGATGTTGAAGAGACCCATTTGAGGAGTATGAAGGAATTCTTAAACACCTATGCGGATGTCCTTCAGTCGAATCATGAACAAGTTGGACAGGTGCATATAGACTTTAAGCGACAGTGTCTTGATATGACGGTTGACAAGTTATTGGAACAATTTGTTCAAAGTAAATATACGGGATTTGAGAAACCAG AGGTGATTGAATACGAAGAGGTATTAACAAGCTTAGCCGAGATGACTAGCCAAACGGGTCAAGAGAAGAATTCCGAAGCCCCCAAAGAAATTTCTAAAGGAGCGAACGGAGAAACTGGTGTTGCGG GGTTCCTGCGAAGTCGGCGCGAGAAGAGGAAGGAGAAGAaggcgaagaagaaaaaggactCGGTAGAGACGGCCAGCAACAAAGAAGACAA AGAGGACAAGGATCAGGATAGTCGAAAATCGGGGACTCCGACGCCAGAAGTGGACGAGGATGGCTTCTGTATCAAGCCAAAAACGGATCCCTGGGAGAACGAGAAGGGCTTCTACTCGAGCTCGGACACGGATTCGGAcgacgagagggagaggaaaaTACGGGTGGAAATCAAGCCGCTGAGCAACGGAGGTGCGCCCATGAGCGCAAGCGTCGATGAGCTCAGGGCGACTGTTGAGAATCTGTCGTTGTCACCTGCTCCCACG GGTCGGAGAGGCTCAAGCACAGATTCGGATCACCACATGAAGAGGTCACAGTCTGTCTCCCAGCAACTGGGTGTCAAACCAAGTTCAGATCTGCTGAACCTCTTTAATCCGAGCAGCACACCGTCGAGCGCCTCGACGCCTACGGGCAGTCATCCGTATGCTCCGCTGCAGAGTCCACCGGGACTCTCATCTTCGCCAATACCCACGATGCCTCCGCCGCCCCAGTCGGCTCCACCGCTACCGCGATTCCCTG AGGGAGATCTATTTTCCGAACTTAACGATGTAACGCCGGCACTGCCGCCGAAACAGTCGGCTACTCCGACGGGCTCCTCCATCGCGATCCCCCGACCTCCCTCGCGAAGAGGTGATGCCATCACGAGGGGACGAATGTCGCCGGCCACGATATCCCGGGCGGACAGCGTTGCCAGCCTCGAGTTCCGCACGGCCGGCGTCGGGGTAGGTTCCTCGAGGGGCCCGTCACCTTTGACTATTGGTCTGGCCGACACGATACCGCTGGCTGTCGCTTTTCACGAGATTATTCACTCCTATTTTCGAGGCAGCGACGAGGCGCGCTGCCAGGTCAAGCTTTGTGGCGACATGATGCTTTCCTTTCCCGCCGGTATTGTTGCGGTATTTGCAACTAATCCTAATCCGGCGAAACTCACTTTCAGACTGAAAAACAGCAATAGACTCGAAAGATTGGTTCCCAATAATACGCTGATTAGCAT GGACGTTACTCAAGCGACTGCTGACAGTACACTTTTTGAATTCAACATGAGTGCCTTAACCGCATTGTTGCGACGACAAGCTGAACAGAATCCGGCCGCCTCGTATTTTAACGTTGATATTCTTAAGTaccaaattaaaaataaagaggGCGCGGGTTCCTGTCCTTTCCAAATAGTTGCATACTGGAAGTGCAATCCAACACATACGGATTTGAAG GTTGACTATAAATACAATAGTAGGGCGATGGCGAGCCCTACTCCGTTGCTGAATGTTCAAGTTTCGGTACCGATAGACGGCGGATTTAAAACTGTCCAAAGCAAACCTAATGCACAGTGGCTGCCAGACACAAACCGGCTACTGTGGAAGTTTACCGAGCTGTCACAACACACCGAAGGAGCTGGTGTCGGGTCCCTAAGAGCTCGCGTTGAGCTCTCCCGCGGTCCGGGAAACCAGGGGACGATTTTCACTCAATTCAACTGCGAAGGGACCACTCTATCCGGCGTCGAGTTCGAATTAGGCGGTCCTGGTTATCGAGTTAGCTTGACCAAAAAGAGATTTGCATCTG gAAAGTATCTTTGCGACGGAGATGTTGACGTACGAACTCGCTACGCTGCGCCACCATCGAATGTTGAATAA
- the LOC100123907 gene encoding F-BAR domain only protein 2 isoform X5, whose amino-acid sequence MTVDFADYFWGEKNNGFDVLYHNMKHGVVASKELADFLRERSAIEENNYKLLSKVAKQASNSNSTQGTFAPLWAALRGAAEKLAGLHLQLAQRVSELIKDVAKYSDELHKKHKAVKEEESSTLEVVQSIQSITITLQKTKDTCLQRGLELEKLRKDNASQRELEKAEIKFKKAQDDYKNLVDKYTAIRNDFETKMTQACRRFQDVEETHLRSMKEFLNTYADVLQSNHEQVGQVHIDFKRQCLDMTVDKLLEQFVQSKYTGFEKPEVIEYEEVLTSLAEMTSQTGQEKNSEAPKEISKGANGETGVAGNSQALKKIQGGKREGFYTTGRDKSKLHDKEKEKPSERENECVQAQQTKASRRTTSLLNLFMSNSQVVANFVMPPLCTLLENQGFLRSRREKRKEKKAKKKKDSVETASNKEDKSDPEDKDQDSRKSGTPTPEVDEDGFCIKPKTDPWENEKGFYSSSDTDSDDERERKIRVEIKPLSNGGAPMSASVDELRATVENLSLSPAPTGRRGSSTDSDHHMKRSQSVSQQLGVKPSSDLLNLFNPSSTPSSASTPTGSHPYAPLQSPPGLSSSPIPTMPPPPQSAPPLPRFPEGDLFSELNDVTPALPPKQSATPTGSSIAIPRPPSRRGDAITRGRMSPATISRADSVASLEFRTAGVGVGSSRGPSPLTIGLADTIPLAVAFHEIIHSYFRGSDEARCQVKLCGDMMLSFPAGIVAVFATNPNPAKLTFRLKNSNRLERLVPNNTLISMDVTQATADSTLFEFNMSALTALLRRQAEQNPAASYFNVDILKYQIKNKEGAGSCPFQIVAYWKCNPTHTDLKVDYKYNSRAMASPTPLLNVQVSVPIDGGFKTVQSKPNAQWLPDTNRLLWKFTELSQHTEGAGVGSLRARVELSRGPGNQGTIFTQFNCEGTTLSGVEFELGGPGYRVSLTKKRFASGKYLCDGDVDVRTRYAAPPSNVE is encoded by the exons ATGACCGTCGACTTTGCCGATTACTTTTGG GGTGAAAAGAATAATGGATTTGACGTGCTCTACCATAATATGAAACATGGAGTTGTGGCGAGCAAGGAATTGGCAGACTTCCTGCGCGAGCGCTCGGCCATCGAGGAGAACAACTACAAGCTTCTCAGCAAGGTAGCCAAGCAGGcgagcaacagcaacagcaccCAAGGAACTTTTGCACCTCTCTGGGCTGCACTCAGAGGTGCAGCTGAGAAGCTCGCCGGATTGCACCTGCAGCTGGCTCAAAGAGTGTCTGAGCTCATCAAGGATGTAGCAAAGTATTCTGATGAGCTTCACAAGAAACACAAAGCG GTGAAAGAAGAGGAATCCTCAACACTAGAAGTTGTCCAAAGTATTCAAAGTATTACAATAACTCTCCAAAAAACCAAGGATACCTGTTTGCAGAGGGGACttgaattagaaaaattaaggAAGGATAATGCAAGCCAGAGGGAATTGGAAAAGGCTGAAATCAAGTTTAAAAAGGCACAAGATGATTACAAGAATTTGGTCGACAAGTACACGGCTATACGAAACGATTTTGAGACCAAGATGACACAGGCGTGCAGG CGATTCCAAGATGTTGAAGAGACCCATTTGAGGAGTATGAAGGAATTCTTAAACACCTATGCGGATGTCCTTCAGTCGAATCATGAACAAGTTGGACAGGTGCATATAGACTTTAAGCGACAGTGTCTTGATATGACGGTTGACAAGTTATTGGAACAATTTGTTCAAAGTAAATATACGGGATTTGAGAAACCAG AGGTGATTGAATACGAAGAGGTATTAACAAGCTTAGCCGAGATGACTAGCCAAACGGGTCAAGAGAAGAATTCCGAAGCCCCCAAAGAAATTTCTAAAGGAGCGAACGGAGAAACTGGTGTTGCGGGTAACTCACaggcattaaaaaaaattcaagggGGTAAAAGGGAGGGTTTTTATACCACTGGCAGGGATAAGTCAAAGTTGCACGATAAGGAAAAGGAaaagccgagcgagcgagaaaatgAGTGTGTTCAGGCCCAACAAACTAAAGCCTCACGTCGTACCACTTCGTTGCTCAACCTTTTCATGTCCAACTCCCAGG TGGTAGCAAATTTCGTAATGCCGCCGCTCTGCACTCTATTAGAAAACCAAG GGTTCCTGCGAAGTCGGCGCGAGAAGAGGAAGGAGAAGAaggcgaagaagaaaaaggactCGGTAGAGACGGCCAGCAACAAAGAAGACAAGTCTGACCC AGAGGACAAGGATCAGGATAGTCGAAAATCGGGGACTCCGACGCCAGAAGTGGACGAGGATGGCTTCTGTATCAAGCCAAAAACGGATCCCTGGGAGAACGAGAAGGGCTTCTACTCGAGCTCGGACACGGATTCGGAcgacgagagggagaggaaaaTACGGGTGGAAATCAAGCCGCTGAGCAACGGAGGTGCGCCCATGAGCGCAAGCGTCGATGAGCTCAGGGCGACTGTTGAGAATCTGTCGTTGTCACCTGCTCCCACG GGTCGGAGAGGCTCAAGCACAGATTCGGATCACCACATGAAGAGGTCACAGTCTGTCTCCCAGCAACTGGGTGTCAAACCAAGTTCAGATCTGCTGAACCTCTTTAATCCGAGCAGCACACCGTCGAGCGCCTCGACGCCTACGGGCAGTCATCCGTATGCTCCGCTGCAGAGTCCACCGGGACTCTCATCTTCGCCAATACCCACGATGCCTCCGCCGCCCCAGTCGGCTCCACCGCTACCGCGATTCCCTG AGGGAGATCTATTTTCCGAACTTAACGATGTAACGCCGGCACTGCCGCCGAAACAGTCGGCTACTCCGACGGGCTCCTCCATCGCGATCCCCCGACCTCCCTCGCGAAGAGGTGATGCCATCACGAGGGGACGAATGTCGCCGGCCACGATATCCCGGGCGGACAGCGTTGCCAGCCTCGAGTTCCGCACGGCCGGCGTCGGGGTAGGTTCCTCGAGGGGCCCGTCACCTTTGACTATTGGTCTGGCCGACACGATACCGCTGGCTGTCGCTTTTCACGAGATTATTCACTCCTATTTTCGAGGCAGCGACGAGGCGCGCTGCCAGGTCAAGCTTTGTGGCGACATGATGCTTTCCTTTCCCGCCGGTATTGTTGCGGTATTTGCAACTAATCCTAATCCGGCGAAACTCACTTTCAGACTGAAAAACAGCAATAGACTCGAAAGATTGGTTCCCAATAATACGCTGATTAGCAT GGACGTTACTCAAGCGACTGCTGACAGTACACTTTTTGAATTCAACATGAGTGCCTTAACCGCATTGTTGCGACGACAAGCTGAACAGAATCCGGCCGCCTCGTATTTTAACGTTGATATTCTTAAGTaccaaattaaaaataaagaggGCGCGGGTTCCTGTCCTTTCCAAATAGTTGCATACTGGAAGTGCAATCCAACACATACGGATTTGAAG GTTGACTATAAATACAATAGTAGGGCGATGGCGAGCCCTACTCCGTTGCTGAATGTTCAAGTTTCGGTACCGATAGACGGCGGATTTAAAACTGTCCAAAGCAAACCTAATGCACAGTGGCTGCCAGACACAAACCGGCTACTGTGGAAGTTTACCGAGCTGTCACAACACACCGAAGGAGCTGGTGTCGGGTCCCTAAGAGCTCGCGTTGAGCTCTCCCGCGGTCCGGGAAACCAGGGGACGATTTTCACTCAATTCAACTGCGAAGGGACCACTCTATCCGGCGTCGAGTTCGAATTAGGCGGTCCTGGTTATCGAGTTAGCTTGACCAAAAAGAGATTTGCATCTG gAAAGTATCTTTGCGACGGAGATGTTGACGTACGAACTCGCTACGCTGCGCCACCATCGAATGTTGAATAA